The sequence GTGGTTGGCCAAGCGCAGCGGGCTGGAGTACATGCGCATCGATCCGCTCAAGGTCGATGTGGGCAAGGTGGCGGATGTGATGAGCGCGGCCTATGCCGAGCGCCACAAGGTGTTGCCGGTGCAGGTGAGCCCGACCGAGGTGGTGGTGGCCACGGCCGAGCCCTTTGTTCGCGACTGGGTGCCCGAGGTGGAGCGCCAGACGCGGCGCAGCGTGCGTCTGGTGCTGGCCAGCCCGCAGGCCATCAACAGTTTCACCGCCGAGTTTTTTGCGCTGGCCAAGTCGGTGCGCGCGGCCAGCAAGAGTGGTGGTGGCAGCGGCGGTTTCGGCAGCTTCGAACAACTGGTCGAGCTGGGCAAGGCCAACAAACAGCTCGACGCCAACGACCAGGGTGTCGTGCAGGTGGTGGACTGGTTGTGGCAGTACGCCTTTGACCAGCGCGCCAGCGACATCCACCTGGAGCCGCGGCGCGAGCAGGGCGTGATCCGTTTCCGCATCGACGGCGTGCTGCACCCGGTCTACCAGATGCCGATCGGGGTGCTCACCGCCATGACGGCGCGCATCAAACTGCTCGGGCGCATGGACGTGGTGGAACGCCGCCGCCCGCAGGACGGCCGCATCAAGACGCTGCGCCCCGGGGTCGCGGGTGCGCGGGGTGAAGAGGTGGAGATGCGCCTGTCCACGCTGCCCACGGCGTTTGGTGAAAAACTCGTCATGCGCATCTTCGACCCCGAGTCGACCGTGAAGGACCTGAGCGCGCTGGGCTTTGCCGCGCACGATGCGCTGCGCTGGGAGGCGCTGACCAAACACCCGCACGGCATCGTGCTCGTGACCGGGCCCACCGGCTCGGGCAAGACCACCACGCTCTACGCCACGCTCAAGCGCCTGGCCACCGAGGAGGTCAACGTGAGCACGGTGGAAGATCCGATCGAGATGATCGAGCCGGCCTTCAACCAGACCCAGGTGCAGACCCACCTCGATCTGGACTTTGCGCAGGGCCTGCGCGCGCTCATGCGGCAGGACCCGGACATCATCATGGTGGGCGAGGTGCGCGACCTCGCCACCGCCGAAATGGCCGTGCAGGCCGCGCTCACCGGGCACCTGGTGTTCACCACGCTGCACACCAACGACGCACCCTCGGCCATCATGCGGTTGATGGAGCTGGGCATTCCGCCCTACCTCATCAACGCCACCGTGCTGGGTGTGCTCGCGCAGCGCCTGGTGCGCACGCTCTGCCCGGCCTGCAAGACGCAGCAGGACAAGGCCACAGCCGCCACCTCGCGCGAGTCGCTGGCCGAACTGGTCAAGCCGTGGCAGATCAGCGGCAGCTACCGGCCCTACGAGCCCGTGGGCTGTGTCGATTGCCGCATGACCGGTTTTCGCGGTCGCATGGGGCTGTACGAGCTGCTCACGGTCACCGAATCGTTCAAGGACAAGGTCAGCCGCGAACCGCGCCTGGACGTGTTGCGCAAGCAGGCCGTGGCCGACGGCATGCGCCCGCTGCGCCTGGCCGGCGCCATGCGCGTGGCCGAGGGCCTGACCACCATGGACGAGGTGCTGGCCTGCACGCCACCCGTCCAGTGAGGTCGTCCACGGGCGTCAGTCGTGGCCGAGGCCGTGTCTGAACTGCTCGGCGGCGTCGATCAAATCCCACAATTCGTGCCCCAGCGCATCGGCGTCGATGTCGATGTCCACCACGCGCTGGTACACCGCCGCGTTTTCGGCGGGCTCGATGCCCAGGCGGTCGCTGTCGGCCAGGCGTGTGTTGGCCAGCAGCAAGGCCTCGCACAGGGCCGCGCGCGGTCCGCTGTGGCGGGGCAGGGTGCAGAGGTGCGCCTGCATCACCAGCGTGGGTTCACCGTCGCGCGGGCGCAGCACGACCTGCGTGTCGTTCACGCGCAGCACGGTCGGTCCTTTGGGCGATTCGGTGAAGGTCTTGAGCAGGGTGTTGATGTGATCGGTGTTGCGAATGCGGTGTTCTGAAGGCATGGGCAGTCCCTGTGAAACATGGGCGGTGCAGCCGGACGCATGGCGTCGGGCAGGCTGTTCCAAAGGTTAGGGAGTTGCCGGCCGCGTGGATCGGCGGGCATGACTTCATCAGCGTGAAGTCATGCGTGCGACACGAGCGCCTGCGGGATCGGCGTGAGGCCGGCCCTGTGGTCTGACCGGTTGTTGCCCCATGCCGATAATCGAGCGATGCGCGCCGCCCCCACCCCTCACCTCGCCACCGGATTGATGCTCGCGGCCGCCGGCTCTATCGCGTTCAGTGGCAAGGCCATCATCGTGAAACTGGCGTACCGCCACGGTGTGGACGCGGTCACGCTGATCATGTACCGCATGCTGTTTGCGCTGCCGCTGTTTCTGGCGCTGGCGTGGTGGGCCACCTACCGGCAGGCTGGCGGACGCAAGCCACCGCTTTCGCGAGACGACTGGCTGGGCATCGTGGGCTTGGGCTTCACCGGTTATTACCTCGCCAGCTTTCTGGATTTCTGGGGCTTGCAGTACATCACCGCCAGCCTGGAGCGGCTCATCCTGTACCTCAACCCCACGCTGGTGCTGGTGCTGGGCTGGGTGCTCTACAAGCGCCGCATCACGCGCCTGCAGGCGCTGGCCATGGCCGTGAGTTATGGCGGTGTGCTGGTGGTGTTCGGACACGAGGCCGGCCTGCAGGGGCCCGACGCGTTGCTGGGTGCAGCGCTGGTGTTCGGCAGTGCCATCAGCTACGCGATCTACCTGGTCTACAGCGGTGAACTCGTGCAGCGCCTGGGCTCGCTGCGGCTGGTGGGCCTGGCCACCAGCGTGGCTTGCGTGTTGTGTCTGGTGCAGTTCGTGTTGTTGCGGCCCATGAGCGCCGCGCTGGTGGCGCCCGAGGTGATCTGGCTCTCGGTGCTCAACGCCACGCTGTGCACCTTTGCGCCGGTGCTCATGGTGATGATGGCGATCGAGCGCATCGGCTCGGGGCTGGCGGCGCAAACCGGCATGGTCGGCCCCATGTCGACCATCGTCATGGGTGTGGTGATTCTGGGTGAGCCGTTCAACGGCTGGATCGTGGTGGGCACGGTGCTCGTGCTCTCGGGTGTGTTTCTGGTGACGCGCTTCGGCCGCGCCAATTGATTTTTTTTTCAGGAGACTTTTCATGGATCTGGGTATCAAGGGCAAATGGGCGCTGGTGTGTGGCGCGAGCAAGGGCCTGGGGCTGGGCTGCGCGCAGGCGCTGGCGGCCGAGGGCGCGCACGTGGTGATGGTGGCGCGCGGCGCGCGCGACCTGGAAGCCGCCGGGCAGGCGCTGCAAGCCGCGGTGCCGGGCGTGACGGTGCTCACCGTGGCGGCCGACATCACCACGCCTGAGGGTCGCGCGGCGGCGCTGTCGGTGGCGGGTGGTCCCGGCACGGCGTTCGACATCGTGGTCAACAACGCGGGCGGCCCGCCCCCCGGCGACTTCCGCGCCTGGGACCGCGACGTGTGGATCAAGGCCATCGACGCCAACATGCTCACGCCCATCGAGCTCATCAAGGCCACGGTGGACGGCATGGCGCAGCGCGGCTTTGGTCGCATCGTCAACATCACCTCGGGCGCGGTGAAGGCACCGATCGACATCCTGGGGCTGTCCAACGGTGCGCGCAGTGGCCTGACGGGTTTTGTGGCCGGCGTTGCGCGCAGCCCGCTGGCCGCGCAAGGCGTGACAGTCAACAACCTCCTGCCCGGCGCCTTCGACACCGACCGCCTCAAGACCACGCTGGCCGGCGCCGCCGAAAAGACGGGCCAGTCGGTGGACGCCATTGCCGACGCGCGCCGCAAAGGCATTCCGGCCAAACGCTTCGGCACCTCGG is a genomic window of Hydrogenophaga sp. RAC07 containing:
- a CDS encoding GspE/PulE family protein; translated protein: MKHPNKTPGAIDPVGPLDWRTLVQWLLDDGVISGAEAERTVARCASAHSAQHPLQRLSVVAMARKADSHVLDVEMLTQWLAKRSGLEYMRIDPLKVDVGKVADVMSAAYAERHKVLPVQVSPTEVVVATAEPFVRDWVPEVERQTRRSVRLVLASPQAINSFTAEFFALAKSVRAASKSGGGSGGFGSFEQLVELGKANKQLDANDQGVVQVVDWLWQYAFDQRASDIHLEPRREQGVIRFRIDGVLHPVYQMPIGVLTAMTARIKLLGRMDVVERRRPQDGRIKTLRPGVAGARGEEVEMRLSTLPTAFGEKLVMRIFDPESTVKDLSALGFAAHDALRWEALTKHPHGIVLVTGPTGSGKTTTLYATLKRLATEEVNVSTVEDPIEMIEPAFNQTQVQTHLDLDFAQGLRALMRQDPDIIMVGEVRDLATAEMAVQAALTGHLVFTTLHTNDAPSAIMRLMELGIPPYLINATVLGVLAQRLVRTLCPACKTQQDKATAATSRESLAELVKPWQISGSYRPYEPVGCVDCRMTGFRGRMGLYELLTVTESFKDKVSREPRLDVLRKQAVADGMRPLRLAGAMRVAEGLTTMDEVLACTPPVQ
- a CDS encoding DMT family transporter yields the protein MRAAPTPHLATGLMLAAAGSIAFSGKAIIVKLAYRHGVDAVTLIMYRMLFALPLFLALAWWATYRQAGGRKPPLSRDDWLGIVGLGFTGYYLASFLDFWGLQYITASLERLILYLNPTLVLVLGWVLYKRRITRLQALAMAVSYGGVLVVFGHEAGLQGPDALLGAALVFGSAISYAIYLVYSGELVQRLGSLRLVGLATSVACVLCLVQFVLLRPMSAALVAPEVIWLSVLNATLCTFAPVLMVMMAIERIGSGLAAQTGMVGPMSTIVMGVVILGEPFNGWIVVGTVLVLSGVFLVTRFGRAN
- a CDS encoding type III secretion system chaperone, whose translation is MPSEHRIRNTDHINTLLKTFTESPKGPTVLRVNDTQVVLRPRDGEPTLVMQAHLCTLPRHSGPRAALCEALLLANTRLADSDRLGIEPAENAAVYQRVVDIDIDADALGHELWDLIDAAEQFRHGLGHD
- a CDS encoding SDR family oxidoreductase; translation: MDLGIKGKWALVCGASKGLGLGCAQALAAEGAHVVMVARGARDLEAAGQALQAAVPGVTVLTVAADITTPEGRAAALSVAGGPGTAFDIVVNNAGGPPPGDFRAWDRDVWIKAIDANMLTPIELIKATVDGMAQRGFGRIVNITSGAVKAPIDILGLSNGARSGLTGFVAGVARSPLAAQGVTVNNLLPGAFDTDRLKTTLAGAAEKTGQSVDAIADARRKGIPAKRFGTSEEFGAICAFLCSVHAGYITGQNVLADGGAYPGTF